A genomic region of Trifolium pratense cultivar HEN17-A07 linkage group LG3, ARS_RC_1.1, whole genome shotgun sequence contains the following coding sequences:
- the LOC123913936 gene encoding formin-like protein 5 isoform X1, protein MALFRRFFYRKPPDRLLEISERVYVFDCCFSTDVLEEDEYKVYMGGIVAQLQDYFPDASFMVFNFREGDKRSQIADLLSLCDMTVMEYPRQYEGCPLLPLEMIHHFLRSSESWLSLEGQQNVLLMHCERGGWPVLAFMLAGLLLYRKQYSGELKTLEMVYKQAPRQLLQLLLPLNPQPSQLRYLQYISRRHLGSEWPPSETPLYLDCLILRVLPLFDDGKGCRPVVRVYGPDPSNPANRSSKLLFSTSNNQKHIRHYLQAECMLVKIDIRCRVQGDVVLECIHLSEDFIREEVMFRVMFHTAFVRSNILVLGRDEMDMLWDTKDQFSKDFKSEVVFLDADAVIPDLTTVNVSEDENETESGSPDEFYEVEEIFSNVIDAQDSPRVRDSAVQDGSHKDIWNEYSDPHTLQDSTPDDGIHQQVGTTDSGINEVKDITVDDVNYKLDERVDSDTHIVKDIAVDDGYNKPSSIAVTFDMMETPERQEVILDAHEELAVMQKKYDEDNNTPLKELEPEEGQQMHELARSMSVENNKDSYLDSLHVSYPPTRHNSLPTALLNATAAKEKMTNAEERLVSSSHVNEAADSMDLTNDLKSCNGNNSKSLESIGEIDSNAQPSSIMPITESSHQTTTQAPQLSTDQVPQPHPPPPPPLPRRSPSSLDGEVSTLPQPPPQPPPPPPPPPPTLTLFGKKNEEMAIQAATPPPPPAPPPFSGNNRGSSLPHWHPVYSSIDEIGENSGASPPSTPPIVGSAITSKASKLIGAVSLPRPPPPPPPPPPSLSYMDRTPLLPPSTPSLHTPPPPPLSKSPPPLPSPPPPPPPLPVVYRASTSTPSSSFTRSPPPPPPPPPSLCIAPSSPPSIGIATPPPPLPPSSEQPPPPPSMSKAPPPPLPHLPALSGAPPPPPASSLSKALPPPSFYGALPSPPPPPSMSKVPPPPPPPSHLASNGAPPPPSMSKAPPPPPSPPPNLPTSSETPPPPPSMSKAPPPPPPPPPFYGAPPPPPPPNLPTSSEAPPPPPSMSKAPPPPPPPPPPPPPPNFLASNEALPPPPSVSKAPPPPPTPFYGAPPPPSYLASNGAPPPPPPPPSMSNPPPPPPPPFYAAPPPPPQSYHASKEAPPPPPPPSMSNPPPPPPPPFYAAPPPPPSLSTAPTPPPPPFHGAAPPPHPPPHPSMSNAPPPPPPPFYAAPPPPPSMPTAPTPPPPPFYGAAPPPHPSMSNAPPPPPPPFYGAPPPPSPMHGARAPPPPPPPGGGGPPPPPPPGFGGPPPPPPPGFGGPPPPPLPGGGGPPPPPPPGGRGPGPPPPPGAPGAPAPPGLPGGAPPPPGGRGRGLARPTGAGAAAPQRNAFKPLHWSKVTRALQGSLWYELQRHGETQSGQDFDVSELEKLFSNAPKQTGKPGGPSKPAATKNEKVTLIDLKRANNTLIMLTKVKMPLPDMMAAVLALDDTVLDVDQVENLVKFCPTKEEMDLLKGYTGDKENLGKCEQFFLELMKVPRVESKLRVFCFKIQFQTQITEFNRSLNLVNSACDEVRNSLKLKEIMKKILYLGNTLNQGTARGSAVGFKLDSLLKLTDTRASNSKMTLMHYLCKVLAEKSPSLLDFHHDLVSVETASKIQLKALAEEMQAITKGLEKVNQELAASENDGPVSEVFHKTLKGFIDEAKSQVDSVTRLYSDVGRNADALAVYFGEDPARCPFEQVTATLLNFIRLFLKAHEENIKQAELEKKKAEKEAEEKKKAEKEAEMEKGKDSNLTRNSGKDKEEGS, encoded by the exons ATGGCGCTGTTCCGAAGATTCTTTTACCGGAAACCGCCGGATCGTCTTCTTGAGATCTCCGAGAGAGTCTACG TTTTTGATTGCTGCTTCTCTACGGACGTCTTGGAAGAGGATGAGTACAAAGTTTATATGGGGGGAATTGTAGCTCAACTACAAGATTACTTTCCAGATGCTTCTTTCATGGTATTCAATTTCAGAGAAGGGGATAAGCGCAGCCAAATTGCAGACCTTTTATCTCTGTGTGACATGACAGTTATGGAGTACCCTCGGCAATACGAGGGCTGTCCACTTCTGCCTTTAGAGATGATTCATCACTTCCTTCGATCAAGTGAAAGCTGGCTGTCTTTGGAGGGGCAACAAAATGTGCTTTTGATGCACTGTGAAAGAGGGGGGTGGCCCGTGCTGGCATTTATGCTAGCCGGTCTTTTATTGTACCGAAAACAATACAGTGGAGAGCTGAAGACTCTTGAAATGGTCTACAAGCAAGCACCTAGACAACTTCTCCAGCTTTTATTACCTTTGAACCCACAACCTTCTCAGTTAAGATATCTTCAGTATATTTCCAGGAGACATTTGGGTTCTGAGTGGCCTCCATCAGAAACACCCTTATATTTGGATTGTTTGATTCTAAGAGTTCTTCCGTTATTTGATGATGGAAAAGGTTGCAGGCCTGTTGTACGTGTTTATGGTCCGGACCCTTCTAATCCTGCCAATAGAAGTTCTAAGCTTCTTTTCTCAACttcaaacaatcaaaaacacATTCGCCACTACCTGCAG GCAGAATGTATGCTCGTGAAAATTGATATTCGTTGTCGTGTTCAAGGGGATGTCGTTCTTGAGTGCATACATTTAAGCGAAGATTTCATTCGTGAGGAGGTGATGTTTAGAGTCATGTTTCATACAGCGTTTGTACGGTCAAATATTTTGGTGCTGGGCCGCGATGAAATGGATATGTTGTGGGATACAAAGGATCAGTTCTCCAAGGATTTTAAATCTGAG GTGGTTTTTTTGGATGCTGATGCTGTTATACCTGATCTAACCACAGTCAATGTGAGTGAAGATGAAAATGAAACAGAAAGCGGTTCACCTGACGAATTCTATGAAGTGGAAGAGATCTTCAGCAATGTAATTGATGCACAGGATTCTCCAAGGGTTCGTGACAGTGCAGTGCAAGATGGAAGCCATAAAGATATCTGGAATGAGTATTCAGATCCTCATACTCTTCAGGATTCTACGCCAGATGATGGGATTCACCAGCAGGTTGGAACGACGGATTCTGGTATTAATGAAGTGAAAGACATTACTGTTGATGATGTGAATTACAAGCTCGATGAGCGTGTAGATTCAGATACTCACATAGTGAAAGATATTGCTGTGGATGATGGGTACAATAAGCCAAGTTCCATTGCAGTCACTTTTGATATGATGGAAACTCCGGAGAGACAGGAAGTCATTTTGGATGCGCATGAGGAGTTGGCAGTTATGCAAAAAAAGTACGACGAAGATAACAACACACCACTAAAAGAATTAGAGCCTGAGGAAGGGCAGCAGATGCATGAGCTTGCCCGATCGATGTCTgttgaaaataacaaagattCCTATCTAGATTCATTGCATGTTTCATATCCACCGACAAGGCATAATAGTTTACCAACTGCTCTGTTAAATGCTACCGCTGCAAAGGAGAAAATGACTAATGCTGAAGAAAGACTTGTTTCTAGTTCTCATGTCAACGAAGCGGCTGATTCTATGGACTTGACAAATGATCTGAAAAGTTGTAATGGGAACAATTCAAAATCTTTAGAAAGCATAGGGGAAATAGACTCAAACGCCCAACCATCATCAATAATGCCAATTACAGAGTCATCTCATCAGACAACCACTCAAGCACCACAGTTGAGCACTGATCAGGTGCCACAACCTCATCCTCCCCCACCACCCCCACTTCCACGCAGATCACCATCTTCTTTGGATGGTGAAGTGTCTACGTTACCGCAACCGCCgccacaaccaccaccaccaccaccaccaccaccacctacTTTGACATTATTTGGTAAGAAAAATGAAGAGATGGCCATACAAGCTGCaactcctcctcctccacccGCTCCACCTCCATTTTCTGGGAATAATAGAGGGAGCTCATTACCTCATTGGCACCCAGTTTATTCATCCATCGATGAAATTGGAGAAAATAGTGGTGCTTCACCTCCTTCAACTCCTCCTATAGTAGGAAGTGCAATTACATCAAAAGCTTCTAAATTAATCGGTGCAGTCTCCCTTCCCCgtcctcctcctccaccaccacctcccCCGCCTTCTTTGTCTTATATGGATAGAACTCCCCTCCTTCCTCCTTCAACACCATCACTTCACACTCCACCCCCACCACCTTTAAGTAAATCTCCACCTCCACTaccatcaccaccacctcctcctcctcctctgcCTGTTGTATATAGAGCTTCAACATCAACACCTTCATCTTCTTTTACTAGATCcccaccaccacctcctccgCCGCCACCTTCTTTATGTATAGCTCCATCATCTCCACCTTCTATTGGTATAGCTACACCACCTCCACCTCTTCCTCCATCAAGtgaacaaccaccaccacctccttcAATGTCTAAGGCCCCACCACCCCCACTACCACATCTTCCTGCATTAAGTGgagcaccaccaccaccacctgcTTCTTCACTATCTAAAGCCCTACCACCCCCATCATTCTATGGAGCTCtaccatcaccaccaccacctccttcAATGTCTAAGGTCCCACCACCCCCACCTCCACCATCACATCTTGCATCAAATGGAGCACCTCCACCTCCTTCAATGTCTAAGGCCCCACCACCTccaccatcaccaccaccaaaTCTTCCTACATCAAGTGAAACACCTCCACCACCTCCTTCAATGTCTAAGGCTCCACCACCCCCACCTCCACCCCCACCATTCTATGGagctccaccaccaccaccaccaccaaatcTTCCTACATCAAGTGAAGCACCTCCACCACCTCCTTCAATGTCTAAGGCTCCACCACCCCCACCTccacctcctccaccaccaccaccacctaaTTTTCTTGCATCAAATGAAGCACTTCCACCACCTCCTTCAGTTTCTAAGGCCCCACCACCCCCACCTACACCATTCTATGGAgctccaccaccaccatcataTCTTGCATCAAATGGAgcacctccaccaccaccaccacctccttcAATGTCTAATCCCCCACCACCCCCACCTCCACCATTCTATGCagctccaccaccaccaccacaatcATATCATGCATCAAAAGaagcaccaccaccacctccacctcCTTCAATGTCTAATCCCccgccaccaccacctccaccatTCTATGCAgctccaccaccacctccttCATTGTCTACGGCCCCAACACCCCCACCTCCACCATTCCATGGAGCTGCACCACCACCACATCCACCACCACATCCTTCAATGTCTAATgccccaccaccaccacctccaccatTCTATGCAgctccaccaccacctccttCAATGCCTACGGCCCCAACACCCCCACCTCCACCATTCTATGGAGCTGCACCACCACCACATCCTTCAATGTCTAATgccccaccaccaccacctccaccatTCTATGGAgctccaccaccaccatctcCGATGCATGGGGCACGAGCACCACCTCCTCCACCTCCTCCGGGTGGTGGAGGCCCACCTCCTCCTCCACCTCCAGGTTTTGGAGGCCCACCTCCTCCTCCACCTCCAGGTTTTGGAGGCCCACCTCCTCCGCCACTTCCAGGTGGTGGAGGCCCACCTCCTCCGCCACCTCCAGGTGGTCGAGGCCCAGGTCCACCACCTCCTCCTGGAGCGCCTGGTGCTCCTGCACCTCCTGGACTTCCAGGTGGTGCACCTCCACCACCTGGAGGGAGAGGGCGTGGACTTGCACGTCCTACAGGTGCTGGTGCAGCGGCACCTCAACGAAACGCCTTTAAGCCTCTTCATTGGAGTAAGGTTACAAGGGCATTGCAAGGAAGTTTATGGTATGAATTACAAAGACATGGAGAAACTCAAAG TGGACAAGACTTTGACGTTTCAGAGTTAGAGAAGCTTTTCTCAAATGCTCCAAAACAGACTGGTAAACCTGGAGGGCCGAGCAAACCAGCAGCAACAAAAAATGAGAAAGTCACCTTG ATTGACCTAAAGAGAGCCAATAATACTCTAATTATGCTCACAAAGGTTAAGATGCCACTTCCAGATATGATG GCTGCAGTACTTGCTTTGGATGACACGGTATTAGATGTTGATCAGGTGGAAAATCTTGTTAAATTTTGTCCTACCAAAGAGGAAATGGATCTTTTGAAG GGATATACTGGTGACAAGGAGAATTTGGGAAAGTGTGAACAG TTCTTTTTGGAGCTGATGAAAGTGCCACGAGTGGAGTCGAAATTAAGAGTATTCTGTTTCAAGATTCAATTTCAGACTCAG ATTACAGAGTTTAATAGGAGTTTAAACTTGGTGAACTCTGCATGTGACGAG GTCCGAAATTCACTCAAACTGAAGGAGATTATGAAGAAAATTCTTTATTTGGGCAATACATTGAATCAAGGAACAGCAAGGG GATCTGCTGTTGGGTTCAAGTTGGATAGCCTTTTAAAGCTCACCGACACTCGTGCTTCTAACAGTAAAATGACACTGATGCATTATCTTTGCAAG GTCCTAGCTGAAAAGTCTCCTTCACTCCTTGATTTTCACCATGACCTAGTTAGCGTAGAGACTGCCTCTAAG ATTCAATTGAAAGCATTAGCAGAAGAAATGCAGGCAATTACCAAGGGACTAGAAAAAGTAAACCAGGAGCTTGCTGCATCTGAAAATGATGGCCCAGTGTCTGAAGTTTTCCATAAG ACATTGAAAGGTTTCATTGATGAAGCCAAGTCTCAGGTGGATTCTGTAACACGCCTATATTCTGATGTG GGTAGAAATGCAGATGCACTTGCAGTTTATTTCGGTGAGGATCCTGCCCGTTGTCCATTTGAGCAAG TTACTGCAACTCTCTTAAATTTTATAAGGTTGTTTCTCAAAGCACATGAAGAGAATATCAAACAAGCAGAATTAGAGAAGAAGAAAGCTGAGAAAGAGGctgaagagaagaagaaagctGAGAAAGAGGCTGAAATGGAGAAGGGTAAAGACAGTAACTTGACAAGGAATAGTGgaaaagataaagaagaagGAAGCTGA
- the LOC123913936 gene encoding formin-like protein 5 isoform X2 translates to MALFRRFFYRKPPDRLLEISERVYVFDCCFSTDVLEEDEYKVYMGGIVAQLQDYFPDASFMVFNFREGDKRSQIADLLSLCDMTVMEYPRQYEGCPLLPLEMIHHFLRSSESWLSLEGQQNVLLMHCERGGWPVLAFMLAGLLLYRKQYSGELKTLEMVYKQAPRQLLQLLLPLNPQPSQLRYLQYISRRHLGSEWPPSETPLYLDCLILRVLPLFDDGKGCRPVVRVYGPDPSNPANRSSKLLFSTSNNQKHIRHYLQAECMLVKIDIRCRVQGDVVLECIHLSEDFIREEVMFRVMFHTAFVRSNILVLGRDEMDMLWDTKDQFSKDFKSEVVFLDADAVIPDLTTVNVSEDENETESGSPDEFYEVEEIFSNVIDAQDSPRVRDSAVQDGSHKDIWNEYSDPHTLQDSTPDDGIHQQVGTTDSGINEVKDITVDDVNYKLDERVDSDTHIVKDIAVDDGYNKPSSIAVTFDMMETPERQEVILDAHEELAVMQKKYDEDNNTPLKELEPEEGQQMHELARSMSVENNKDSYLDSLHVSYPPTRHNSLPTALLNATAAKEKMTNAEERLVSSSHVNEAADSMDLTNDLKSCNGNNSKSLESIGEIDSNAQPSSIMPITESSHQTTTQAPQLSTDQVPQPHPPPPPPLPRRSPSSLDGEVSTLPQPPPQPPPPPPPPPPTLTLFGKKNEEMAIQAATPPPPPAPPPFSGNNRGSSLPHWHPVYSSIDEIGENSGASPPSTPPIVGSAITSKASKLIGAVSLPRPPPPPPPPPPSLSYMDRTPLLPPSTPSLHTPPPPPLSKSPPPLPSPPPPPPPLPVVYRASTSTPSSSFTRSPPPPPPPPPSLCIAPSSPPSIGIATPPPPLPPSSEQPPPPPSMSKAPPPPLPHLPALSGAPPPPPASSLSKALPPPSFYGALPSPPPPPSMSKVPPPPPPPSHLASNGAPPPPSMSKAPPPPPSPPPNLPTSSETPPPPPSMSKAPPPPPPPPPFYGAPPPPPPPNLPTSSEAPPPPPSMSKAPPPPPPPPPPPPPPNFLASNEALPPPPSVSKAPPPPPTPFYGAPPPPSYLASNGAPPPPPPPPSMSNPPPPPPPPFYAAPPPPPQSYHASKEAPPPPPPPSMSNPPPPPPPPFYAAPPPPPSLSTAPTPPPPPFHGAAPPPHPPPHPSMSNAPPPPPPPFYAAPPPPPSMPTAPTPPPPPFYGAAPPPHPSMSNAPPPPPPPFYGAPPPPSPMHGARAPPPPPPPGGGGPPPPPPPGFGGPPPPPPPGFGGPPPPPLPGGGGPPPPPPPGGRGPGPPPPPGAPGAPAPPGLPGGAPPPPGGRGRGLARPTGAGAAAPQRNAFKPLHWSKVTRALQGSLWYELQRHGETQSGQDFDVSELEKLFSNAPKQTGKPGGPSKPAATKNEKVTLAAVLALDDTVLDVDQVENLVKFCPTKEEMDLLKGYTGDKENLGKCEQFFLELMKVPRVESKLRVFCFKIQFQTQITEFNRSLNLVNSACDEVRNSLKLKEIMKKILYLGNTLNQGTARGSAVGFKLDSLLKLTDTRASNSKMTLMHYLCKVLAEKSPSLLDFHHDLVSVETASKIQLKALAEEMQAITKGLEKVNQELAASENDGPVSEVFHKTLKGFIDEAKSQVDSVTRLYSDVGRNADALAVYFGEDPARCPFEQVTATLLNFIRLFLKAHEENIKQAELEKKKAEKEAEEKKKAEKEAEMEKGKDSNLTRNSGKDKEEGS, encoded by the exons ATGGCGCTGTTCCGAAGATTCTTTTACCGGAAACCGCCGGATCGTCTTCTTGAGATCTCCGAGAGAGTCTACG TTTTTGATTGCTGCTTCTCTACGGACGTCTTGGAAGAGGATGAGTACAAAGTTTATATGGGGGGAATTGTAGCTCAACTACAAGATTACTTTCCAGATGCTTCTTTCATGGTATTCAATTTCAGAGAAGGGGATAAGCGCAGCCAAATTGCAGACCTTTTATCTCTGTGTGACATGACAGTTATGGAGTACCCTCGGCAATACGAGGGCTGTCCACTTCTGCCTTTAGAGATGATTCATCACTTCCTTCGATCAAGTGAAAGCTGGCTGTCTTTGGAGGGGCAACAAAATGTGCTTTTGATGCACTGTGAAAGAGGGGGGTGGCCCGTGCTGGCATTTATGCTAGCCGGTCTTTTATTGTACCGAAAACAATACAGTGGAGAGCTGAAGACTCTTGAAATGGTCTACAAGCAAGCACCTAGACAACTTCTCCAGCTTTTATTACCTTTGAACCCACAACCTTCTCAGTTAAGATATCTTCAGTATATTTCCAGGAGACATTTGGGTTCTGAGTGGCCTCCATCAGAAACACCCTTATATTTGGATTGTTTGATTCTAAGAGTTCTTCCGTTATTTGATGATGGAAAAGGTTGCAGGCCTGTTGTACGTGTTTATGGTCCGGACCCTTCTAATCCTGCCAATAGAAGTTCTAAGCTTCTTTTCTCAACttcaaacaatcaaaaacacATTCGCCACTACCTGCAG GCAGAATGTATGCTCGTGAAAATTGATATTCGTTGTCGTGTTCAAGGGGATGTCGTTCTTGAGTGCATACATTTAAGCGAAGATTTCATTCGTGAGGAGGTGATGTTTAGAGTCATGTTTCATACAGCGTTTGTACGGTCAAATATTTTGGTGCTGGGCCGCGATGAAATGGATATGTTGTGGGATACAAAGGATCAGTTCTCCAAGGATTTTAAATCTGAG GTGGTTTTTTTGGATGCTGATGCTGTTATACCTGATCTAACCACAGTCAATGTGAGTGAAGATGAAAATGAAACAGAAAGCGGTTCACCTGACGAATTCTATGAAGTGGAAGAGATCTTCAGCAATGTAATTGATGCACAGGATTCTCCAAGGGTTCGTGACAGTGCAGTGCAAGATGGAAGCCATAAAGATATCTGGAATGAGTATTCAGATCCTCATACTCTTCAGGATTCTACGCCAGATGATGGGATTCACCAGCAGGTTGGAACGACGGATTCTGGTATTAATGAAGTGAAAGACATTACTGTTGATGATGTGAATTACAAGCTCGATGAGCGTGTAGATTCAGATACTCACATAGTGAAAGATATTGCTGTGGATGATGGGTACAATAAGCCAAGTTCCATTGCAGTCACTTTTGATATGATGGAAACTCCGGAGAGACAGGAAGTCATTTTGGATGCGCATGAGGAGTTGGCAGTTATGCAAAAAAAGTACGACGAAGATAACAACACACCACTAAAAGAATTAGAGCCTGAGGAAGGGCAGCAGATGCATGAGCTTGCCCGATCGATGTCTgttgaaaataacaaagattCCTATCTAGATTCATTGCATGTTTCATATCCACCGACAAGGCATAATAGTTTACCAACTGCTCTGTTAAATGCTACCGCTGCAAAGGAGAAAATGACTAATGCTGAAGAAAGACTTGTTTCTAGTTCTCATGTCAACGAAGCGGCTGATTCTATGGACTTGACAAATGATCTGAAAAGTTGTAATGGGAACAATTCAAAATCTTTAGAAAGCATAGGGGAAATAGACTCAAACGCCCAACCATCATCAATAATGCCAATTACAGAGTCATCTCATCAGACAACCACTCAAGCACCACAGTTGAGCACTGATCAGGTGCCACAACCTCATCCTCCCCCACCACCCCCACTTCCACGCAGATCACCATCTTCTTTGGATGGTGAAGTGTCTACGTTACCGCAACCGCCgccacaaccaccaccaccaccaccaccaccaccacctacTTTGACATTATTTGGTAAGAAAAATGAAGAGATGGCCATACAAGCTGCaactcctcctcctccacccGCTCCACCTCCATTTTCTGGGAATAATAGAGGGAGCTCATTACCTCATTGGCACCCAGTTTATTCATCCATCGATGAAATTGGAGAAAATAGTGGTGCTTCACCTCCTTCAACTCCTCCTATAGTAGGAAGTGCAATTACATCAAAAGCTTCTAAATTAATCGGTGCAGTCTCCCTTCCCCgtcctcctcctccaccaccacctcccCCGCCTTCTTTGTCTTATATGGATAGAACTCCCCTCCTTCCTCCTTCAACACCATCACTTCACACTCCACCCCCACCACCTTTAAGTAAATCTCCACCTCCACTaccatcaccaccacctcctcctcctcctctgcCTGTTGTATATAGAGCTTCAACATCAACACCTTCATCTTCTTTTACTAGATCcccaccaccacctcctccgCCGCCACCTTCTTTATGTATAGCTCCATCATCTCCACCTTCTATTGGTATAGCTACACCACCTCCACCTCTTCCTCCATCAAGtgaacaaccaccaccacctccttcAATGTCTAAGGCCCCACCACCCCCACTACCACATCTTCCTGCATTAAGTGgagcaccaccaccaccacctgcTTCTTCACTATCTAAAGCCCTACCACCCCCATCATTCTATGGAGCTCtaccatcaccaccaccacctccttcAATGTCTAAGGTCCCACCACCCCCACCTCCACCATCACATCTTGCATCAAATGGAGCACCTCCACCTCCTTCAATGTCTAAGGCCCCACCACCTccaccatcaccaccaccaaaTCTTCCTACATCAAGTGAAACACCTCCACCACCTCCTTCAATGTCTAAGGCTCCACCACCCCCACCTCCACCCCCACCATTCTATGGagctccaccaccaccaccaccaccaaatcTTCCTACATCAAGTGAAGCACCTCCACCACCTCCTTCAATGTCTAAGGCTCCACCACCCCCACCTccacctcctccaccaccaccaccacctaaTTTTCTTGCATCAAATGAAGCACTTCCACCACCTCCTTCAGTTTCTAAGGCCCCACCACCCCCACCTACACCATTCTATGGAgctccaccaccaccatcataTCTTGCATCAAATGGAgcacctccaccaccaccaccacctccttcAATGTCTAATCCCCCACCACCCCCACCTCCACCATTCTATGCagctccaccaccaccaccacaatcATATCATGCATCAAAAGaagcaccaccaccacctccacctcCTTCAATGTCTAATCCCccgccaccaccacctccaccatTCTATGCAgctccaccaccacctccttCATTGTCTACGGCCCCAACACCCCCACCTCCACCATTCCATGGAGCTGCACCACCACCACATCCACCACCACATCCTTCAATGTCTAATgccccaccaccaccacctccaccatTCTATGCAgctccaccaccacctccttCAATGCCTACGGCCCCAACACCCCCACCTCCACCATTCTATGGAGCTGCACCACCACCACATCCTTCAATGTCTAATgccccaccaccaccacctccaccatTCTATGGAgctccaccaccaccatctcCGATGCATGGGGCACGAGCACCACCTCCTCCACCTCCTCCGGGTGGTGGAGGCCCACCTCCTCCTCCACCTCCAGGTTTTGGAGGCCCACCTCCTCCTCCACCTCCAGGTTTTGGAGGCCCACCTCCTCCGCCACTTCCAGGTGGTGGAGGCCCACCTCCTCCGCCACCTCCAGGTGGTCGAGGCCCAGGTCCACCACCTCCTCCTGGAGCGCCTGGTGCTCCTGCACCTCCTGGACTTCCAGGTGGTGCACCTCCACCACCTGGAGGGAGAGGGCGTGGACTTGCACGTCCTACAGGTGCTGGTGCAGCGGCACCTCAACGAAACGCCTTTAAGCCTCTTCATTGGAGTAAGGTTACAAGGGCATTGCAAGGAAGTTTATGGTATGAATTACAAAGACATGGAGAAACTCAAAG TGGACAAGACTTTGACGTTTCAGAGTTAGAGAAGCTTTTCTCAAATGCTCCAAAACAGACTGGTAAACCTGGAGGGCCGAGCAAACCAGCAGCAACAAAAAATGAGAAAGTCACCTTG GCTGCAGTACTTGCTTTGGATGACACGGTATTAGATGTTGATCAGGTGGAAAATCTTGTTAAATTTTGTCCTACCAAAGAGGAAATGGATCTTTTGAAG GGATATACTGGTGACAAGGAGAATTTGGGAAAGTGTGAACAG TTCTTTTTGGAGCTGATGAAAGTGCCACGAGTGGAGTCGAAATTAAGAGTATTCTGTTTCAAGATTCAATTTCAGACTCAG ATTACAGAGTTTAATAGGAGTTTAAACTTGGTGAACTCTGCATGTGACGAG GTCCGAAATTCACTCAAACTGAAGGAGATTATGAAGAAAATTCTTTATTTGGGCAATACATTGAATCAAGGAACAGCAAGGG GATCTGCTGTTGGGTTCAAGTTGGATAGCCTTTTAAAGCTCACCGACACTCGTGCTTCTAACAGTAAAATGACACTGATGCATTATCTTTGCAAG GTCCTAGCTGAAAAGTCTCCTTCACTCCTTGATTTTCACCATGACCTAGTTAGCGTAGAGACTGCCTCTAAG ATTCAATTGAAAGCATTAGCAGAAGAAATGCAGGCAATTACCAAGGGACTAGAAAAAGTAAACCAGGAGCTTGCTGCATCTGAAAATGATGGCCCAGTGTCTGAAGTTTTCCATAAG ACATTGAAAGGTTTCATTGATGAAGCCAAGTCTCAGGTGGATTCTGTAACACGCCTATATTCTGATGTG GGTAGAAATGCAGATGCACTTGCAGTTTATTTCGGTGAGGATCCTGCCCGTTGTCCATTTGAGCAAG TTACTGCAACTCTCTTAAATTTTATAAGGTTGTTTCTCAAAGCACATGAAGAGAATATCAAACAAGCAGAATTAGAGAAGAAGAAAGCTGAGAAAGAGGctgaagagaagaagaaagctGAGAAAGAGGCTGAAATGGAGAAGGGTAAAGACAGTAACTTGACAAGGAATAGTGgaaaagataaagaagaagGAAGCTGA